From the Engraulis encrasicolus isolate BLACKSEA-1 chromosome 18, IST_EnEncr_1.0, whole genome shotgun sequence genome, the window CAGTTTTTCGGCAGCCCGAGCAAATTCCTCCCAAGCTTGATAATAAGGCATGATTCCGTAGAAGTGAGAAAGAATAAATGAGTTAATGTATTGCTTTCTAGCTCCACGGTACAGCAGACTTCCACTTCTCTTATGGTACGTAAGCAATAGCATGGGCAGTAGCGTGAACTCAGCGGAATTAGAACATTTAATCCGGATGTGGTTAGCAAAAAGCGGCTAAAGATATCCAAAGTTTCAAAACAAAAGTCTCGAGGTCTACtcgctgcaaaatgctggaaacAACTTACTGCCCCaatcttgttttaaaaggaaattaaaaacagctttattctcatctgcctttggtgaatAGTTAGTTACTTACACACAATTCACACAACAGTTCTTtattctctttcctcttcttgtctttagcacattgaatgacatgtaAGATAATGTGCTATAAATATTTTGGATTCATCGATTGATCGATGCCAAATACCCAGAATTCTATGGAGCAGTCCTGCTGTAATGTCTCATACAAAACAAAATGCCATACTGCTCTACAAACTCAAACCAATCATTTGAGGGACTTTTTATTTGTATTGAAACTAGTGAGTGATTCTAATCTCATCTTATATTAAAATGCAGCATGGGCAACCAAGCCTACTTTTTTTCTTGcaagtttactaggctaccatgCTTTGGCTTTTTGAAGCAACTCATCAGTGGTGAATGTCCGAACAGTTATCAGAATCCattaacaggaaaaaaaaacactaggtGAACACGTCAGTGATCGAGGCTCCaaagtaacctttattttttttaattttttatcaaGTTAATACCCGATAAAACAGCATAGGAAAGCAGATTGTAGATTCAGCTCATGGACATGGACAAAGGTACAGTGACATGGACATagacaaagaaacacacaacaGACGGCTTTAAATGCTCAACAGAATATAAGTGAACGGAATGAGTTTCCATAGCAGACAGTAGATTTAGGACATGGATATAAAAAGCAACTAGTCATGAATGAATggcagggatgcaaattatcgattaattcataaTTTTTAaattgattgaccttatcgatcgacttacgattaattgattaattttcCTCCTGAATTCTAAATGTTTCCCGAATGAAGActattaaatttaaaaaaaaaaaaaaaaaatgtagataaAATGCAACATTTAAGTTAATTCTTCTTATATTCTTTAATTCAAAGTGGATTTAAATGTTCTttctattcacacccctcttcacatgcccatttcacctaggTCTCTCGTCAGTCGATTagttttttttaatcgattaacacattgatggATTTACGTCAATTAATCGATGAATTGTTGATATACCTCATGAATGGTGAATGGGGAGCTGTTAGCAGATGGATAGTCCAAGATACTTTCAAAAtccttttctgctgggacccaccTCCTTGTGACCCACCTCCAATACATTTCTAAATGCCAACATTTCTTTGTCTCTTAAATTTTGCAGAAATTTACTGTAGAAGTAACTTAATGTATTAACATACAAGTGGAAAcagttactaaccaatttatggaatggttatTTCATgaagcatatattcaaggttttatgcaaacattCCCTTCACTCTGCGACCCCCCCCGCAATACCCCAACGATCCCcataggggtcccggcccccagtttgggaactactggacTAGTGGCTGTATCCCAGTTGGGGCGATCAGTCTTGTCTTTTCAACAGCTGTGGATTCTTCAGATCTCTGAAGTCTTGGATGATGAGGGCTGCATGCTCAACACCTGATGCAGACCTTCTGCTCTCTCACAAACCTCCTCAAATGACTGAAGAAAAGGAAACAaagagtaaaaaaacaaacaataacaaaaaaaaacagttaaaatGCACCACTGGTCAAGATTCTaattcaccagaaataaaacccctttcattttcaatggggtctCATTTCTGGTGAATTAGAGTTAAACTGGCAAGTTGGCACCacaacgtggcatggaaatctaagGGGTATattgaagtgtgggtcaccagatcagtcaaacaaaaacagctgacagcaaagaaTCAAGGATatcttccataactcccatgcaatgcctctgccattgacttcaacgTTAAActcatcatggcagtgattaagacaaaaacagccctaaccaagtattgaacattgacatgttatctAGAAAGTAACAAatgtcaactgatttgatgtgacccgaatttctttcttttttctgaagaaaatggtgattttattacaatacctgtattctaataatgtgatttcctcaattcatgttttatttggagctggaaggccgaaatataaaataaacaattgaatgattggaatagttcataATGTGGGCAATGTACctacaatccatgaaagttgaacattattgatggaatattctaattatatggccaatcaatattagggctgggacattaatttcgattaattaatcacacaaaaattaacaCGATAAAAaaaattaactcattttaacCGTACTACAAAATATAGCttaatagttctggattagaccagtggagggcagtattacgcctgatggtgaacagcctgctgaaattgaaaagaattctctcttcttttaaaaaggaACAATatctttagattaagcttatttattgtcattagacaaaatccatgtgaattttttttttactgttctcaagtcagatacttaaatgcgattaaaatgcaatTAATTCAATTAATCAATTTCAAaccctatagattaattcgattaaaaaaaataatggagtcccagccctaatcaaTATATTACAGTTTTAACTTGGGatgagttcagaaatcaatatttggtggaatataATCCAACAGTCAACCAGTCTATcgcattgttcttggatgacttatTTCCCCTCCCGGTGCAAACAATCAAGCTGCTGAGTTTTATTTGATTGCTTGTGACCATCCCTCTTCCTCTTGATCAAATTTCAGAAGTTTTCATTGCACTCAGGCCTGGAGATTGGGCTGGCCATGACAGGATCTTGATCTACTGTCCTTACACTAATTGACCAAGCTATGTTGCTTGGAACATCATCCTGCTGAAAAAGACAATCCTCAATTCAACAATTCAATTCAACATTGTCAGAGTAGAGGGAAGCAAGTTTTATTCCAAGATATCTTTGTATGTGGCTACAGTAATGGACCTTTCACAAAGATGTGAAATTTGGCCAAGGATTGGTGATGATCTGAGGGTGCTTCAGGAAGACTTGAATTGGGCAAACTCATCTTTGCGAATGACTCATTACTGAAGCCAAATACAAACAGCACAAATTCCAGGCCAAAACCCCCTCGAAAAACTCTGGAACGTGATCAAGAgaaagctggatggtcacaagcaaTCAACCCAAGgtgaattcttgcaccaggctTGAAAAAAGTAATCTAAGAACAACTCTTAGTTAAGACAACTCTTAGTTAACACATTaattatgttgttttaaagtgaatatcaagcttgttttctttggattttttgaggtctgaaaacattgcatattttgtgttattttgaccatttgtaactttctgcaaataaatgccaTAAATGAcattttcatttcgagattcggaggaaatgttgtcggtagttcaTAGAATGAAACAATGATGGTCATTTTACTGAAAAACATGCCAAGTAGTAAAACCAGAAAAACCGGTCATTTCAAGGTgttctcaatttttgccagagaTGTATATTTTTATGCACTGTGtaacactgtgtaatatttttagcagtgtctttcaataattcatgctgcccatcacGAATGTGACCTTTTTcgtatacttaccaccatcatcatattGTACAGCAAGTATTCACTACGACTGGGAatattgcacttctcatacataaaAAAGGTGGGTCTTGTCCATGTcaggcattttgaatttccagaaagagacatttttagcttcaaaactttctgtgctttggtcatactgccaaatattagtttattatttagtaaaataatttgtcaataggcagcacagtttcagtgagcatcatagttgcaatatcaactctggccaccaccctacTCAATGCACCTTTAAATGCATCAGTCAGCCTTGTTGGGAATAGTTCTTCCCCTTTATGAAATATCAGCcactgggggcgctgtggcgcagcacgctaagccccccacatttgggcttacattgcccatggggaccccggttcgagtccggccggagtcatttcccagccctaccccacctctctcctctcatacggtcctgtcataataaaggccaaaaaaaaccccaaaaaatacattaaaaaaagaaatatcagCCACAACTAACCTTCATCACAGCAATTGTTTCCTTATAGTGTGTAGCTGCTTGGCCGAGAACATTCTTCATGATGTCATCTAGGAAAGTAGGTTCAAGAAAGCACAGAGGGGGAAAAATACCAAATCTCCATCATGAAGTGTACAATTAATAATGACTTGCGATTGCTAATTGTAGTCACGTTATTACATTAGACTGTTCAACATTGTACATCACGTGCAAAGTGCCTGGAGGATTTAtcaatatgggttggccatatttgatttggtggTCATCTTGAAATGTATGCATTTTTCACGATTCCtccatttcaaacaaatattactataataataaataattcaAATATTCCTCAGCATATCAAGAAGTAAATCTgcaccaattttcatgcttttaccagaAAGTGCCAGTTGGATTCATTAGTATGGGTAGCCATAtctgatttggcggccatcttcaacaacaccccccccgcccccctccccaaaTGCCTCCATTTCTACTACTAACTGCACCAGTTTTCATCCTTTTGCCTGTAGTCAACAGAATAGAGACTACACGTAAAAAAAGATTAATGATTGCTCACCTTGAGAGGTCTGTGGTTCTACTTTGTCCTGGTTAATGACATGTTCATACATCTcctggaataaaaaaaatacacattgcTATTATATTTATGGCTTACTATACTCAGTTGAAAATATATGAACTTCCAAATGTTCACGTCACAGTAGCTGCCAACTCAAAGTGATGTACCGCACAGCATATTAAAACAAACTGTTATAGTTCTCAATATAACATATACCAATGACAATACACACCAAATTGAAAGTCATCTTCATGAttttataatataaataaatacagtttGTTGATGTTGATTCGTGTTTTTAAGGAGGGAAGGTCAATGCACACATTGTTTTGGGTGATAATCACATCTGCTGTCCACTTCCTCAGTCCAAGATATCGGCAATTCTAAACAATTTCTGCATTTTCCCATTTTATTACATGGTGCCATGCTACAAAGGACTACGTATGGAATCAACACTTGATGAAACTTTCTGTCAGGCTAATgctattatgcaaccatgtttttttaGATAACTGGAAAAATATTGGCGCTTTTACAAAAAATTGCGACTCATTGATCCTTTtacacacagatcgccattgacatagttccaaaatgtGTTGTAGTGCATGTTGGGGAGGGGTCTGTTTGTTAAAGTCATGATCCAATTACAGAGGAAAAGCATTGATTCCGAGATCTACACATTTTGTGAAGTTTTGTTATGTTCTGATGCTGTCAATTGTGATGATATTGTAGCACCAGTgaagcatacagtatataaattcAGGTCAATGTGTAGAAGCCCCCCCTgggctcacttcctgtcacaatctcacactgagtgcgttacaatatgcaacattaggcccatacgacttgtgttgctgtcgaccaacattgacgaagcacgtgagcgagaacttgttgtcacgatgtgggtgttattaaatacagcgcatttacagtcggccacaaatatgaacaagacgatgagctcgcaccgatttgctctactaacacaccacgtgtgaggagtggggggacaggcagtgaggaggagctgaagtggggacctgcacaaacttgtgtagaggtgtgagacaagacccatatacacacgtgagtgagttgttgaccaaccagttcatgggcgcgtgacctcggaggcagtccgcagacgagcgttgaaggggataagcaactgcagaggttgcaagatctgactgcagtcgcatgcatcccgcgatagtttgacaccatgtgtgacatgtcacctcgtcaacgcaacatcgacgaaatttcgaagtttgacaggaaatctaaccgtcatgcagcattttcttccagggtgcattgctgtctacatgcgcatgtatgcgttgacgacatctcgatcgcacctattgcctcctccacttgtgcttgtctcctcgtaccaggaagtaataatgtcatgatgacatcactgaccacagcattatatttcaacatcttgcaaaagctcaattgtaaagccttgtTCTCATTTGCATACTGGATGGCGAATTAAatacagtcccccaaaagttgttgcacaagtggaggaggcaaggagtgtgttacaatatgcaaccttgctccctctacttgtgcttgtggcctcgccccgcctcctggcccctcctccgtggaaacgatagtttcccagctgtcagcctcgccacaacaacttttgagggactgtttttcattcaccatcccaatagagctcttcagcgttgacgtcaacttgtatgcggcgtttggacttccggttcgatggcgatttttttacattgcaaaacgccatagagattcaggtttggcaaaaatataagttgcacggcaacaacgaacattagcgtgtccccgcatccctttctcattagtggaacggatcgtatcatcatgttggtgtattcacatgtaaaatcatgacgattataattcaatattgctaacccctttctgatcattaaaacttccgaactacatactttcctttggttgccatgggtacaagcctccgcacgtacatgccgttagatacaggcgccgcttctgtagtcgccaaaagcttccgggtttagcatatggacgcaacatcgtatttatgtcgaagtttgacacaaaatgatcaaccatgtcatacctacagcctatttttaacaccctcgacagtttgcgggtgttcgctaagcgcgtgcttgcactcggagcttatttgaaatttacccctattcattcccaatggaggccggaagccgatacgaaccaggaagtccttaaatgctaacatgaaagactacaatctactacatgcttccgcgttactgaagaactctattgcaaatgagaaaaagactttacaattgagcttttgcgagatattgaaatataatgctattgtcagtgatgtcatcatgatatattacttcctggtacgaggaaacaagcacaagtggaggaggcaaggtcgcatattgtaacgcactcagagtCCTGTCAATAAAGACATACAAGCCCCTATGTATACAGCTGATGTTGTAAAAATATGACAACCAGCCTACCATCTGTTCCCGCTCAGCCTTCAAAGACCTCAAAACAAAAGGCACAATCCTCATGGGATAACAACGACGTTTGCTGGTTGTGTCGACAATTTTGTCATCCAACAGATCATCCATTGTAATGGCATCACCTACATAAACAAATGAGAGGAACGTTAGAACAAAACGAGGCATCATGCTACACCAAGCATTGTTCAAAAGCCATCATAGTCGTTTTTACCAAGTCTTCCATTGTACAACATATGGTTGAAGCACGTACCATTTTCAAAGAAAACGTCTTCACTTGAAAACCCATCTATTGAGGAATTCTGCTCAACCGTGGAATCGAATGTCTGAAATcagaagtgtaggcctactttagtaTGCTAATGGGGGCAAACAGCATTTGAATTTTTGGCCCACTAAGGTTTTCCCACTACGAAAGACATCAGTCTATTTTTAATGGTACTCGGTAGGTGTTCCATCATGCAGGGATAGTTTTATTTTACAGCTGATCAGGTCGTGCGGTGCCTATCACTGCCAGTTATTAGTCAACAAAACCAGCAAAGGAACAGATATTTGAATGGCCTCCACTGTATGCATTGTGTTAACATACAGGTAACTATAGTTGTtacataatagcctacttaaaTCCAGCTTTCTGAGGAGGTCTCTACACCGCACCAGAGTAGGCTACGCTGGTACTCACCGTCATGAGTTCCTGTACGAGATCTGTTTTGATGCCTTCAGGAATGTGACTCTGATCATTAAAGAGGATATTCAATAAAGCTTTGTACTTCTTCAACTGACAATCTACGATCTCTCTAGATTTAAATTTAACCCTACACTCAAAATCAGACGCCAGAACGCAATTTGCTGGCTCCGTGCGGTCTTCTTTTAGCGCcattattattttca encodes:
- the nsl1 gene encoding kinetochore-associated protein NSL1 homolog, with the protein product MALKEDRTEPANCVLASDFECRVKFKSREIVDCQLKKYKALLNILFNDQSHIPEGIKTDLVQELMTTFDSTVEQNSSIDGFSSEDVFFENGDAITMDDLLDDKIVDTTSKRRCYPMRIVPFVLRSLKAEREQMEMYEHVINQDKVEPQTSQDDIMKNVLGQAATHYKETIAVMKSFEEVCERAEGLHQVLSMQPSSSKTSEI